One region of Deinococcus peraridilitoris DSM 19664 genomic DNA includes:
- a CDS encoding antitoxin VbhA family protein produces MTVITSQEREARRRADEQAKHELRLEGLKVSPTDEHLFEQYVEGELTTAQVRAALDAKYKKK; encoded by the coding sequence ATGACGGTCATCACCAGCCAGGAACGAGAAGCACGCCGCCGCGCTGACGAGCAAGCCAAACACGAACTCCGCCTTGAAGGCCTGAAAGTCTCCCCGACGGACGAGCACCTGTTTGAGCAGTATGTCGAAGGAGAGCTGACGACCGCACAGGTCCGTGCGGCGCTGGACGCTAAGTACAAGAAGAAGTAA